A single region of the Buteo buteo chromosome 18, bButBut1.hap1.1, whole genome shotgun sequence genome encodes:
- the ZMYM2 gene encoding zinc finger MYM-type protein 2 isoform X6, giving the protein MDTSPLGGLELSEHTPGLLGNTTMAAGLANVGNTFGGPPSSLVSRPNKFQNSPIEDDDDVVFIEPIQPPQNSASLIADQRNIAFTSSKNEELQGNDCKMLPPPKDLNSQKGSVSETIIIDDEEDIETNQGQEKNASSFNERRLPECKNRANDMEFSASSFSRSKTKTGVGPFNPGRMNVAGDVFQNGESVTHHNPGEVFQLSVIFCGPPLDLL; this is encoded by the exons ATGGACACGAGTCCTCTGGGAGGATTAGAACTGTCTGAACATACTCCTGGTCTACTAGGGAATACCACCATGGCAGCAGGTCTTGCAAATGTAGGAAATACGTTTGGAGGTCCACCAAGTTCTTTAGTTTCTAGACCTAATAAATTCCAAAACTCGCCTAtagaagatgatgatgatgtagTTTTTATTGAACCTATACAACCTCCACAAAATTCTGCATCACTGATAGCAGATCAAAGGAACATTGCATTTACATCATCAAAAAATGAAGAACTTCAAGGGAATGATTGCAAAATGCTTCCTCCTCCAAAAGACTTAAATTCTCAAAAGGGGAGTGTAAGTGAAACTATTATTATTGATGATGAAGAAGACATTGAAACAAATCAAGGACAAGAGAAGAATGCTTCCAGTTTTAATGAACGAAGACTTCCAGAGTGTAAAAATAGAGCCAACGATATGGAATTCTCAGCTTCCAGTTTTTCAAGAAGTAAG ACCAAGACTGGTGTAGGACCTTTCAATCCTGGTAGAATGAACGTGGCTGGAGatgtatttcaaaatggagAATCTGTGACTCATCATAATCCTG gagaggtgttccagctttctgtcattttctgtggccctcctctggacctgctctga